A window from Fragaria vesca subsp. vesca linkage group LG5, FraVesHawaii_1.0, whole genome shotgun sequence encodes these proteins:
- the LOC101314665 gene encoding RING-H2 zinc finger protein RHA4a-like — MALPDQSQTTSSNTTSQSHLYPQALQLKLYQAFIFSIPILFSIILFLLFYLFYLKRRASTLQSSPPILIRRRSPNQASAPSQYVSSPCPMDLKGELKEKLQIILFDEELMKKDSQCCVCLGEFEMEEELLQVQSCKHVFHVDCIHHWLHNNTTCPLCRCSVIPISTSTKLDTSNPALLTVSTTALTEPPAQQLQQHHSIVVSHQSPGIVSLELRQQQQMENNVAPNGTAPIGEESSSTAGTGGSTLRDSGCSSTSDRDLGDSVTIHIQDV, encoded by the exons ATGGCTCTTCCTGATCAATCTCAAACTACCAGTTCTAATACTACTTCTCAATCTCACCTTTACCCTCAAGCACTCCAACTCAAACTTTATCAGGCCTTCATATTCTCGATTCCTATTCTTTTCTCGATCATTCTCTTCCTCTTGTTCTACTTGTTCTACCTCAAAAGAAGGGCTTCCACTCTTCAATCTTCTCCTCCAATTCTCATTCGAAGAAGAAGCCCTAATCAAGCTTCAGCACCTTCACAATATGTTTCCTCA CCGTGTCCAATGGATTTGAAGGGAGAGCTCAAAGAGAAGCTTCAGATCATACTCTTCGATGAAGAATTGATGAAAAAGGACTCCCA ATGTTGTGTTTGCTTGGGGGAATTTGAAATGGAAGAGGAGCTACTGCAGGTTCAATCGTGCAAACATGTCTTCCATGTCGATTGCATACATCACTGGCTGCATAACAACACAACCTGCCCCCTTTGCAGATGCTCGGTGATTCCGATTAGTACGAGTACCAAACTCGATACTAGTAATCCGGCACTATTAACTGTTAGTACCACCGCTTTAACGGAGCCACCTGCACAACAACTCCAGCAGCACCATAGCATAGTAGTCTCCCACCAGAGTCCCGGGATAGTATCATTAGAGCTACGTCAACAGCAACAGATGGAGAATAACGTAGCTCCAAATGGGACAGCACCGATTGGAGAAGAATCATCATCAACTGCAGGGACCGGTGGTTCAACTTTAAGGGACTCTGGGTGTTCTAGTACTAGTGATCGAGATTTGGGAGACTCGGTTACTATTCATATCCAAGACGTTTAA